The Lates calcarifer isolate ASB-BC8 linkage group LG6, TLL_Latcal_v3, whole genome shotgun sequence genome includes a region encoding these proteins:
- the hcfc1b gene encoding LOW QUALITY PROTEIN: host cell factor 1b (The sequence of the model RefSeq protein was modified relative to this genomic sequence to represent the inferred CDS: substituted 2 bases at 2 genomic stop codons), protein MASESATPAVLQPRWKRVVGWTGPVPRPRHGHRAVAIKELMVVFGGGNEGIVDELHVYNTATNQWFIPAVRGDVPPGCAAYGFVCDGTRLLVFGGMVEYGKYSNDLYELQASRWEWKRLKAKAPKNGPPPCPRLGHSFSLIGSRCYLFGGLANDSEDPKNNIPRYLNDLYCLELRPGSSVVGWEIPMTSGQPPPPRESHTAVVTSGHGASRLIIYGGMSGCRLGDLWVLDIDTLTWSKPALIGTAPLPRSLHSATTINNKMYVFGGWVPLVMDDVKVATHEKEWKCTNTLACLNLDSMCWETVLMDSLEENVPRARAGHCSVAINSRLYIWSGRDGYRKAWNNQVCCKDLWYLETERPCAPSRVQLVRANTSSLEVSWGPSQTADMYLLQLQKYDIPATPAANSPASSPAPNPISMVTPGASSSKSPTPSAALPANQAVPLSGITLVPSPTASVPGSPLAAAAKAPAVLKVAAAPGAGGGASIVTVRQATPKPTVPVTTLPAGVRMVVPAQAGQATPIGSSPQMSGMAALAAAAAATQKIPPSSAAVLNVPAGATIVKTVAVSPGSSSLPVKVAAPVTMVSNPATRMLKTAAAQVGGASVVSNPGTPGRPIITVHKSGTVTVSPQAQVVTTVVGGVTKTITLINSPLSVGGGGALIGNLGNLGKVVSVVQTKPVQSGAVTGQAGSSPVSQIIQTKAGLPAGTILKLVSSADGKQTTILSTAQAGSTPTKSTILGVAPTTSKPGTTIIKTIPVSALQGGAGGNSPITILTTKVMTPGTMGKILTTVPKISAGGQQGVTQVVLKGASGASGTILRTVPMGGVRLLSPGAVGSKPSVTTLVVKATTGVSSLGTVTGSVSTTVAGGVLTAASPSLPTPITTLATIASLASQVTTAAAAAAGPKQVTLITTPSGAEAQLLPQDLPVSIMASPTSEEPGSTTSTMTTTVGGEAGDTSAATVTLVCSNPPCETHDTGTTNTATVASASMNRETQVSSNLSAVTCSNPPCETHETGTTNTATMAGAGGLRQVCSNPPCETHETGTTNTTTTAGAGGLRQVCSNPPCETHETGTTNTATTATAQQGGDSQQVDSTDPASSSDHASSTTANQNRAITTVTQATPTPGPSITEISSLVGEDRMESSEAVAMVTAEEGEEPGLQVHVEGSEAAAQVTHTLRCTEXXPISSFFSNPSPSPQMETSDSGLPQELMSSEGDGGEVVSGTTTLMVTTGQTPDQLAVTMVTEDAAQQATIQAVLQAAGEGEGSEDQSIPIVLTQQELAALVQQQQQLQDVQDQPEPEPQQSSVPTEGLAPADSLNDPAAESNGHELTSSAVTSAVARLASTFSPAPPLTAGPAKIQAAAMVTMATNGVAATAGKQGIQVKSSVRDSRWYDVGIVKVTNMVVSHFYVPYDDNMADDDSGVVPDYSQMRKVDLQPGTAYKFRVAGINICGRGAFSEVSAFKTCLPGFPGAPCAIKISKNLDGAQLTWEPPAVTSGKIVEYSVYLAIQSSQASSGSGSSPAQLAFMRVYCGPNPSCLVQACSLSNAHIDYTTKPAIIFRIAARNQKGYGPATQVRWLQETSKDVKPAVKRPGSSPDHKPVGQKKFRTDQ, encoded by the exons CCACCAACCAGTGGTTCATCCCGGCGGTGCGCGGTGACGTCCCCCCCGGCTGCGCTGCCTATGGCTTCGTGTGTGATGGGACGAGGTTGCTGGTGTTTGGAGGGATGGTGGAGTACGGCAAATACAGCAACGACCTGTACGAGCTGCAG GCGAGTCGTTGGGAGTGGAAACGTCTGAAGGCCAAAGCTCCGAAAAACGGCCCGCCCCCCTGCCCCCGCCTCGgacacagcttctctctgattGGCAGCCGCTGCTACTTGTTTGGAGGACTGGCCAATGACAGCGAGGATCCCAAGAACAACATCCCCAG GTACCTGAACGACCTGTACTGCCTGGAGCTGCGTCCGGGCTCTAGCGTGGTGGGCTGGGAGATCCCGATGACGTCAGGTCAGCCGCCTCCGCCCAGAGAGAGTCACACGGCCGTGGTGACGAGCGGCCACGGAGCCAGCAGGCTGATCATCTATGGAGGGATGAGTGGCTGCAGACTGGGAGATCTGTGGGTCCTTGACATAG ataCTCTGACCTGGAGTAAACCTGCCCTCATTGGAACCGCCCCCCTACCCCGCAGCCTCCACTCTGCCACCACTATCAACAACAA GATGTATGTGTTTGGGGGTTGGGTTCCCCTGGTGATGGATGATGTTAAAGTGGCGACTCATGAGAAGGAGTGGAAATGCACCAACACGCTGGCCTGCCTCAACctgg ACTCCATGTGTTGGGAGACGGTCTTGATGGACAGTCTGGAGGAGAACGTCCCCAGAGCTCGAGCAGGTCACTGCAGCGTGGCCATCAACTCCAGACTTTACATCTGGAGCGGCAGGGATGGATACAGGAAGGCCTGGAACAACCAGGTGTGCTGCAAGGACCTCTGGTACCTGGAGACAG AGCGTCCCTGCGCCCCCTCTCGGGTGCAGCTGGTCCGAGCCAACACGTCGTCTCTGGAGGTGAGCTGGGGGCCGTCACAGACCGCCGACATgtacctgctgcagctgcagaagtACGACATTCCTGCTACACCTGCAGCCAACTCACCTGCCTCCAGCCCCGCCCCCAACCCCATCTCCATGGTCACACCTGGAGCCAGCTCCTCAAAGAGCCCCACCCCCAGCGCTGCATTACCGGCCAATCAGGCTGTCCCACTGTCTGGCATCACACTCGTCCCCTCCCCCACTGCCTCAGTACCTGGAAGCCCATTGGCTGCAGCTGCTAAAGCACCAG cGGTCCTGAAGGTGGCAGCAGCTCCAGGTGCAGGGGGCGGAGCCTCCATCGTCACAGTGAGACAGGCCACGCCCAAACCCACAGTTCCTGTGACAACACTTCCTGCGGGTGTTCGTATGGTCGTACCTGCCCAGGCCGGACAGGCCACg CCAATCGGCAGCAGTCCTCAGATGAGCGGCATGGCGGCATTGGCGGCGGCGGCCGCAGCGACTCAGAAGATCCCTCCGTCCTCAGCAGCGGTGCTGAACGTCCCCGCAGGTGCTACGATCGTAAAGACGGTGGCCGTCAGCCCGGGGTCCAGCAGCCTGCCGGTCAAAGTTGCTGCtcctgttaccatg GTGAGTAACCCAGCCACTCGGATGTTAAAGACAGCTGCCGCTCAAGTGGGCGGAGCCTCGGTGGTGTCCAATCCTGGGACGCCGGGCCGACCAATCATCACGGTCCATAAGTCGGGCACGGTGACGGTGTCACCGCAGGCTCAGGTGGTCACCACAGTGGTGGGCGGAGTCACCAAGACAATCACCCTCATTAACAGCCCGCTCAGTGTGGGAGGAGGCGGGGCTCTG ATTGGTAACCTCGGTAACCTTGGAAAGGTGGTGTCAGTGGTCCAGACCAAACCAGTTCAGAGTGGAGCTGTTACTGGTCAGGCCGGCAGCAGCCCGGTCTCCCAGATCATCCAG acgAAGGCCGGCCTCCCAGCAGGAACCATCCTGAAGCTGGTGTCATCAGCAGACGGGAAACAGACGACCATCCTCAGCACAGCTCAGGCTGGATCCACACCGACCAAATCCACCATCCTGGGCGTTGCTCCAACAACTTCCAAACCTGGAACCACCATCATCAAGACCATCCCGGTGTCTGCGCTACAAGGGGgggcag GTGGAAACAGTCCAATCACCATCCTGACCACCAAGGTAATGACGCCGGGAACCATGGGAAAGATCCTCACCACCGTCCCCAAGATCTCTGCAGGGGGTCAGCAGGGGgtcacacag gtggtGCTGAAAGGAGCTTCAGGTGCGTCAGGTACCATCCTCAGGACCGTCCCAATGGGCGGAGTCAGACTGCTGTCACCAGGAGCTGTCGGCTCCAAACCCTCAGTCACTACACTGGTCGTCAAGGCAACCACAG gtgtgtCCAGTCTGGGGACAGTAACAGGAAGTGTCTCCACCACAGTGGCAGGTGGAGTCCTCACTGCCGCCAGCCCCTCCCTACCGACGCCCATCACCACCCTGGCAACCATCGCTTCACTGGCCAGCCAGGTtaccacagcagctgctgctgcagccggACCCAAACAG GTGACCCTGATCACGACTCCAAGCGGAGCTGAGGCtcagctgctgcctcaggaTCTTCCCGTTTCCATCATGGCCTCTCCTACCTCAGAGGAACCTGGAAGTACTACAAGTACTATGACTACTACAGTAGGAGGAGAGGCTGGAGATACTTCAGCTGCTACAG TGACACTGGTCTGCTCCAACCCGCCCTGCGAGACACACGACACCGGCACCACCAACACTGCCACCGTTGCCTCCGCCAGCATGAACCGAGAGACACAGGTGAGCTCCAACCTGTCCGCTGTTACCTGCTCTAATCCGCCGTGTGAGACGCACGAGACTGGAACCACCAACACCGCCACCATGGCTGGAGCTGGAGGTCTCCGACAG GTGTGTTCAAATCCTCCGTGTGAGACACATGAGACCGGAACCACCAACACCACGACCACAGCCGGAGCTGGAGGACTGCGACAG gtgtgttcaAATCCGCCGTGTGAGACGCATGAGACCGGAACCACCAACACTGCAACCACAGCTACAG CTCAGCAGGGTGGAGACAGTCAGCAGGTCGACTCCACAGAccccgcctcctcctctgacCACGCCTCGTCCACCACGGCCAATCAGAACAGAGCTATTACCACGGTTACACAGGCGACGCCCACACCTGGACCATCCATAACT gaGATCTCGTCATTGGTTGGGGAGGACAGGATGGAGTCCTCAGAGGCAGTCGCCATGGTGACcgcagaggagggggaggagcctGGGCTGCAGGTTCATGTGGAGGGCAGTGAGGCAGCagcacaggtaacacacacactcaggtgcACGGAGTAATAACCAATCAGCTCGTTCTTCTCtaacccctccccctccccccagaTGGAGACCTCAGACAGTGGTCTTCCTCAGGAGCTGATGTCATCAGAAGGGGACGGAGGTGAGGTGGTTTCTGGGACAACGACCCTGATGGTGACAACAGGGCAGACCCCAGATCAGCTggctgttaccatggtaacagagGACGCAGCTCAGCAGGCGACGATACAGGCGGTGCTGCAGGCGGccg gtgaaGGTGAGGGCTCAGAGGATCAGTCCATTCCCATCGTTCTGACCCAGCAGGAACTTGCAGCTCTggtccaacagcagcagcagctgcaggatgtCCAGGAccaaccagaaccagaaccacagCAAAGCAGCGTCCCCACAG AGGGCCTTGCTCCGGCCGACAGCCTCAATGacccagcagcagagagcaacGGGCACGAGCTGACATCATCAGCAGTGACGAGCGCCGTCGCCCGATTGGCCAGCACGTTCAGCCCCGCCCCTCCTCTGACAGCAGGTCCGGCTAAGATTCAAGCTGCTGCCATGGTGACCATGGCAACCAATGGCGTCGCAGCAACCGCAGGG AAACAGGGCATCCAGGTGAAGTCTTCGGTTCGGGACAGTCGGTGGTACGACGTCGGCATCGTCAAGGTTACAAACATGGTGGTCTCTCACTTCTACGTCCCATACGATGACAACATGGCCGAC GATGACTCAGGTGTGGTACCTGACTACAGTCAGATGAGGAAGGTGGACCTGCAGCCGGGAACAGCCTATAAATTCCGTGTTGCTGGGATCAATATCTGCGGCCGCGGAGCGTTCTCCGAGGTGTCGGCATTTAAAACGTGTCTGCCTGGTTTCCCTGGAGCGCCCTGCGCCATCAAGATCAGCAAG AACCTGGACGGAGCCCAGCTGACCTGGGAGCCTCCTGCTGTCACCTCAGGGAAGATTGTGGAGTACTCTGTGTACCTGGCCATCCAGTCCAGCCAGGCCTCCTCCGGTTCAGGTTCCAGTCCCGCCCAGCTGGCCTTCATGAGGGTCTACTGTGGTCCCAACCCGTCCTGCCTGGTCCAGGCCTGCAGCCTCTCCAACGCCCATATCGACTACACCACCAAACCCGCCATCATCTTCCGCATCGCTGCCCGGAACCAGAAGGGCTACGGTCCAGCCACGCAGGTCCGGTGGTTACAAG aAACCAGTAAAGACGTCAAACCAGCAGTGAAGAGACCAGGATCTTCTCCAGACCA taaacCTGTCGGACAGAAGAAGTTCAGAACTGACCAATAG